The Glycine max cultivar Williams 82 chromosome 3, Glycine_max_v4.0, whole genome shotgun sequence sequence GGCAAACGCAATCATGGAAAGGCATTACTACACACTAGTATACTAGATTCTTTCAATGAAATCAGTTCTTACACTAGCTATAACTAATATTCATGCAAGTTAGCTAACACCACAGGGCGCGTGACATCATGCCACTAGAATTACAACTTTCAACAGAAACTATTCCACAGGAAAATAGTTTTTGCCAATTACATGCGATAGTgctgaaagaaaaagaaattcaggcatataatataattaactaatgCTCTGTTAAGCACTAAAGACAGGTAACTGAACTGCTATTTGCAACAAATCTTGCAAAATGATTACACCCCAATCGTTTGATTATGACTGGGACAATGAATGGGCCTGCACTTTCAAGTATTTCAAGAGTGATAGCTATTtcaaactttaataaaaaattggatTAGTTTTCGCCTATTGAGATGGGTGTTGTTTCACTAGATTGTAGCTATGTTATTGTGCAATGTTGATTTATAATGCTTTAACAGTTTCTTCTAGTAGGATTACCTTTGACATCAACGATTTAATTTATCCTAACATAGGAGCAATGATTAGATTTGAATTAGGGATTGACGTTAATGTTTTTCAAAAGCAGAAAGTAACACCACTTAAACAGAATTTCCGATTTCTTTCACCAATCCACTTCCCACCCAGCCAATTTGACATTCATATAAATGCTTGTCAATTTCCCAGCTTCACAATAGTAATCATATTTAGAAGATGGGCCAAAAGCAATTAAATGAGTAACAAATATAAATACAGGTAATATCATAGCTGGCACTGGACATGGAATATTGTAAATGAAAACTTGAGGAATTTATGCTCAATTACTCAGATTAGAGATAGCCATAATCAAGAAGCACCCACCTGTTGAGGATGCAATTCCTGAAAGGCTGCCACAAGCAAGACCAACCACAGCTTTAGAATCATCAGGCCTACATttgaaagaaatagaaaagtattattttcaaaacCATATTTAGTGAGCAATGAGCATAAGATAACATTCAGGATAAACTATTCCTAAACTTTGCACAAGTAAATAAATTCACCTTTGTGACTGCCATACAGAGCGTAACCACTCATAAACAGCAAAACTAATAGCAATACTGGGCCCAACACCCTGCAACATACAAAATGATTAGGTATGACTGATGTCAATAATAAGAACATaggaagataaagaaaaaaaagtgaaaatgcaTTGTGAACATACCAACAATGTTGCTCCAAGTCCCTTATACAGACCCAAAAAACCTTCGTCTCTACAGATGGTACTGAAAGCATGTGAGATGCCCCTGTAGTACATGGTACTTCTCTGCAAAGGAACAAAATATAAGTCTCAGTATACAAGGTAAAAAGTAAACAGAAAATCATGATGAATGGAATTCAACTCAAGTAAACAATGAACACAATGTAAAATACAGCCAAGTCACTCATGCATTCAACTAAAGGCTTGAGAAGTATCTCTCTCTGATGATTCTCAACTCAAAAATTTCTAGTTACCTGTGCTGCAAGTCGTGTTCTCACAAGATCCAAAGGATAGGTGGCAGAAGCAGATGTTATACCTGACAAACCACCACCCACAAAGTGCACAAGGAGGTTTGCACCTGAATTTCCACTAACATTCTCCCCCATCAGTGAATGTAATACCTGCAACACAATAGAGAGTAGAAGAAATTAATTCCAGTTGCATAGTAATAGCTTCCATAACTTCTGAAACACTTACAGTATAGAAAGAACACCAAAAATTACATTCTTGTAGCGCTCATAAGCATAGAAGTTGACTGCAGTATATGGGAGACGATGAGCAATAGTCACCATATTGCCTTTCCAAAATGCTCTAAACCCTTCTTCGTTGATAATACGTGATGCCTCACGCAATATGCTAGGGTTGCTCAATGCTGCCACATCAGAATGCATACCTTGCACCTGTTAAAGATAAGACATGTAGAATAGTCAGATAAATACCAGTTAAAAAATTGCTTTTGAATCAACAAAAGGAATGATGGATCTATACAAAACCAATCAACTAAAACTTCAAGATCAAATGTcattaaataaaagaacaaagatagatttatgcaataatgaTCACCTATGGCATCATCATAATCACCATGACATCATCATAATCACCATGACATCAAGTACCAAGTACCACCCATATATACCAAcaaatcatttaaatttattccaTGATTTTAAACATCAAAATGCAGtgcaatgaaagaacataacatGGATAGG is a genomic window containing:
- the LOC100777563 gene encoding mitochondrial substrate carrier family protein B gives rise to the protein MEARVGMVVEGGQRTLNADSGGAAKFLVAQNNRQLGTVHQLLAGGISGAFSKTCTAPLARLTILFQVQGMHSDVAALSNPSILREASRIINEEGFRAFWKGNMVTIAHRLPYTAVNFYAYERYKNVLHSLMGENVSGNSGANLLVHFVGGGLSGITSASATYPLDLVRTRLAAQRSTMYYRGISHAFSTICRDEGFLGLYKGLGATLLGVGPSIAISFAVYEWLRSVWQSQRPDDSKAVVGLACGSLSGIASSTATFPLDLVRRRMQLEGVGGRARVYNTGLFGAFGRIIQTEGVRGLYRGILPEYYKVVPGVGIVFMTYETLKMLLSSISSY